The following coding sequences are from one Microbacterium sp. SSM24 window:
- a CDS encoding DUF3000 domain-containing protein: protein MAELRPPAAMTPFAHAAESVRAIVFRDDISVSEIAAPSGLAPDALALRGDVRPEGEGEESVYGTGRLVLLHDADEPSQWNGPWRIVSFAQAPLEPDIGIDPMLADVAWAWLTDALSSRGAGYHSASGTATKTLSKGFGSLAAEGDGAQIELRASWSPEGEIAPHVEAWAELVCMLAGLPPGSEGIAMLGSRKVPRD from the coding sequence GTGGCTGAGCTTCGTCCTCCGGCGGCTATGACGCCGTTCGCGCATGCTGCCGAGTCCGTGCGGGCCATCGTTTTCCGCGACGACATCTCGGTGAGCGAGATCGCGGCGCCCTCGGGGCTGGCCCCGGACGCTCTGGCCCTTCGGGGCGATGTGCGTCCCGAGGGCGAAGGCGAGGAGTCCGTCTACGGCACAGGGCGGCTGGTGCTCCTCCACGACGCCGACGAGCCCTCCCAGTGGAACGGACCGTGGCGGATCGTGAGCTTCGCCCAGGCGCCGCTCGAACCCGACATCGGGATCGACCCGATGCTGGCGGATGTCGCGTGGGCCTGGCTGACGGATGCGCTCAGCTCGCGGGGCGCGGGCTACCACTCGGCATCCGGCACCGCCACGAAGACCCTTTCGAAGGGGTTCGGTTCGCTGGCCGCGGAGGGGGACGGAGCGCAGATCGAACTGCGCGCGTCCTGGTCGCCCGAGGGCGAGATCGCGCCGCACGTGGAAGCATGGGCGGAGTTGGTGTGCATGCTCGCGGGTCTTCCCCCGGGCTCGGAAGGGATCGCAATGCTGGGTTCACGCAAGGTGCCGCGTGACTGA
- a CDS encoding sulfurtransferase — MTVETDTSSQKFAEYAEPGRLVTGDWLQERLGSPGLVVVESDEDVLLYETGHIPGAVKVDWHTELNDPVVRDYVDGEGFARLLSAKGISRDDTIVVYGDKNNWWAAYALWVFSLFGHEDVRLLDGGRDKWIAEGRPITTDKPVPAPTVYPVIERDDTKLRAYKEDVLAHLGRPLIDVRSPEEYDGSRTSAPAYPEEGALRAGHIPTAKNVPWARAVAEDGGFKSRAELEAIYRDEVGLRDGDAVVAYCRIGERSSHTWFVLTHLLGFEDVRNYDGSWTEWGSAVRVPIATGAEPGEVPAR, encoded by the coding sequence ATGACCGTCGAGACCGACACGTCGTCGCAGAAGTTCGCCGAGTACGCCGAACCCGGCCGTCTGGTCACGGGAGACTGGCTCCAGGAGCGGCTGGGCTCCCCCGGCCTGGTCGTCGTCGAGTCCGACGAGGACGTCCTGCTGTACGAGACCGGCCACATCCCGGGCGCCGTCAAGGTCGACTGGCACACCGAGCTGAACGACCCGGTCGTCCGCGACTACGTCGACGGCGAGGGATTCGCGCGCCTGCTGTCCGCCAAGGGCATCTCGCGCGACGACACGATCGTCGTCTACGGCGACAAGAACAACTGGTGGGCCGCGTACGCCCTGTGGGTGTTCTCCCTGTTCGGGCACGAGGACGTCCGCCTTCTCGACGGCGGACGCGACAAGTGGATCGCGGAGGGGCGGCCGATCACCACCGACAAGCCCGTCCCGGCACCGACCGTGTACCCGGTGATCGAGCGCGACGACACGAAGCTGCGGGCCTACAAGGAAGACGTTCTCGCGCACCTCGGGCGTCCGCTGATCGACGTGCGCTCCCCGGAGGAGTACGACGGCTCGCGAACCTCCGCTCCGGCCTACCCCGAGGAGGGCGCCCTGCGTGCCGGACACATTCCCACCGCGAAGAACGTGCCGTGGGCGCGCGCGGTCGCCGAGGACGGCGGCTTCAAGAGCCGCGCGGAGCTCGAGGCGATCTACCGGGACGAGGTCGGGCTGCGCGACGGCGATGCCGTCGTGGCGTACTGCCGCATCGGCGAGCGGTCGAGCCACACGTGGTTCGTCCTCACGCACCTGCTCGGGTTCGAGGATGTCCGCAACTACGACGGATCGTGGACGGAGTGGGGCAGCGCGGTGCGGGTGCCCATCGCGACGGGCGCCGAGCCGGGCGAGGTCCCCGCACGCTGA
- a CDS encoding SufE family protein, translating to MTDADLPDSLAEIRDEFLELPEADRLQLLLEYSQDLPAVPAEYENHPELYERVAECQSPVFIVVDVSEDGVVAMHATAPREAPTTRGFASILAQGITGLTADEVLAIPADYPQSIGLTRVVSPLRISGMTGMLMRAKRQVLAKRPG from the coding sequence ATGACCGACGCCGACCTTCCCGACAGCCTCGCCGAGATCCGCGACGAGTTCCTCGAGCTGCCCGAGGCCGACCGCCTTCAGCTGCTCCTCGAGTACTCGCAGGACCTGCCGGCCGTTCCGGCGGAGTACGAGAACCACCCCGAGCTGTACGAGCGCGTGGCGGAATGCCAGTCCCCCGTCTTCATCGTCGTCGACGTCTCGGAGGACGGCGTCGTCGCCATGCACGCGACGGCCCCGCGCGAGGCTCCCACCACGCGCGGTTTCGCGAGCATCCTGGCGCAGGGCATCACCGGCCTGACGGCCGACGAGGTCCTCGCGATCCCGGCGGACTACCCGCAGTCGATCGGACTGACCAGGGTGGTCTCGCCGCTGCGCATCTCGGGCATGACCGGCATGCTGATGCGCGCGAAGCGTCAGGTCCTCGCCAAGCGGCCCGGCTGA
- a CDS encoding alpha/beta hydrolase family protein yields MAAPRRAAIRGASPALLTGVRAALTILSVALTGVLAATAVASIHMARRVVTPALRRADTRILSLDTAAQTITLSRTPDTELPGRYGLFTSGTSDYVKLGTVLSEDATTVKRKLLTHVGVDARLSPDAAFSGWYYDRPEQLQLAHSPELIGSSVGPCPAWLFPAGDGEVWVIQVHGRGTTRAECLRAVPLFHGLGITTLVVSYRNDGEAPRSRAGTYTLGATEWRDVDAAVGFARRRGARRIILMGWSMGGAIALQVSLNSAHRGSIAGLILESPVVDWRVVLEYQARMMNVPHTVSGLAIEALRHEWTAPITRAGSAIPFDRLDVVSRAAELRHPMLILHSDDDGFVPSDASHDLVVARPDLVQLEVFEVARHTKLWNYDQDRWTDRITVWLAEQGFTEASVSADA; encoded by the coding sequence ATGGCCGCTCCCAGGCGCGCCGCGATCCGCGGCGCATCACCCGCCCTCCTGACCGGAGTCAGGGCCGCGCTCACGATCCTCAGCGTGGCTCTCACCGGCGTGCTCGCAGCGACCGCCGTGGCCTCGATCCACATGGCGCGCCGCGTCGTCACGCCCGCGCTCCGGCGCGCCGACACCCGCATCCTCTCGCTCGACACAGCCGCGCAGACGATCACGCTCTCGCGCACGCCGGATACCGAGCTGCCCGGTCGCTATGGCCTGTTCACGAGCGGGACGTCCGACTACGTCAAGCTCGGCACGGTGCTGTCGGAGGACGCGACCACGGTCAAGCGCAAGCTGCTCACCCACGTCGGCGTCGATGCGCGGCTGTCGCCTGATGCGGCGTTCAGCGGCTGGTATTACGACCGTCCCGAGCAGCTGCAGCTGGCGCACAGCCCCGAACTCATCGGCTCGTCGGTCGGCCCGTGCCCGGCGTGGCTCTTCCCGGCCGGCGACGGCGAGGTCTGGGTCATCCAGGTGCACGGCCGCGGCACGACGCGCGCCGAATGCCTGCGCGCGGTCCCGCTGTTCCACGGACTCGGCATCACCACGCTGGTCGTCTCGTACCGCAACGACGGCGAAGCACCGCGCAGTCGAGCCGGCACGTACACCCTCGGCGCCACCGAGTGGCGCGACGTCGACGCCGCCGTCGGCTTCGCGCGGCGCCGTGGTGCGCGGCGCATCATCCTGATGGGCTGGTCGATGGGCGGCGCGATCGCGCTGCAGGTCTCGCTGAACTCCGCACACCGCGGATCGATCGCCGGGCTCATCCTCGAGTCGCCCGTGGTGGACTGGCGCGTCGTGCTCGAGTACCAGGCGCGCATGATGAACGTGCCGCATACGGTGAGCGGCCTTGCGATCGAGGCGCTGCGGCACGAGTGGACAGCCCCGATCACGCGAGCGGGGAGCGCGATCCCGTTCGACCGGCTCGACGTCGTGTCGCGCGCGGCGGAGCTGCGGCATCCGATGCTCATCCTTCACAGCGACGACGACGGATTCGTGCCGTCGGATGCTTCGCACGACCTCGTGGTGGCGCGCCCCGATCTGGTGCAGCTCGAGGTGTTCGAGGTCGCGCGTCACACCAAGCTGTGGAACTACGACCAGGACCGCTGGACAGACCGGATCACGGTCTGGCTCGCCGAGCAGGGGTTCACCGAGGCATCCGTCTCGGCCGACGCCTGA
- the zapE gene encoding cell division protein ZapE — MSAPAPTGIVHLADRTPQLAGADMVAALVPPPQFADATFETYRADAAFPSQQEAKDLLQVFAGAAQPAKGGFFRKAKRPETKPGIYLDGGFGVGKTHLLAAVYHAMPARRKYFGSFIEYTALVGAMGYKNTVELFRGADLLCIDEFELDDPGDTMVMTRLLGELVASGTRLAATSNTPPNALGEGRFAAQDFLREIHAMASSFQTIRIDGTDYRHRAVDGHAAVLTTAQYDAAIADAAARGVASDDSFADLIAHLARVHPSRYIRLIEGLSVVGLRDVEPFADQSAALRFVAFIDRVYDAELPIRATGTSLDLVFPDEMLAGGYRKKYLRAVSRLVASTLA, encoded by the coding sequence ATGAGCGCGCCCGCCCCGACCGGCATCGTCCACCTCGCGGACCGCACACCCCAGCTCGCCGGCGCCGACATGGTCGCCGCCCTCGTCCCGCCGCCGCAGTTCGCCGATGCGACGTTCGAGACGTACCGCGCGGATGCCGCGTTCCCGTCGCAGCAGGAGGCCAAGGACCTGCTGCAGGTGTTCGCCGGCGCCGCGCAGCCGGCCAAGGGAGGCTTCTTCCGCAAGGCCAAGCGCCCCGAGACCAAACCCGGCATCTACCTCGACGGCGGCTTCGGCGTCGGCAAGACCCACCTTCTCGCCGCGGTCTACCACGCGATGCCCGCCCGCCGGAAGTACTTCGGCTCGTTCATCGAGTACACGGCACTCGTCGGGGCGATGGGATACAAGAACACGGTCGAGCTCTTCCGCGGAGCCGACCTCCTCTGCATCGACGAGTTCGAGCTCGACGACCCGGGCGACACGATGGTCATGACGCGCCTGCTCGGCGAGCTCGTGGCATCCGGAACGCGGCTGGCTGCGACATCCAACACCCCGCCCAACGCCCTCGGCGAGGGACGCTTCGCCGCGCAGGACTTCCTGCGCGAGATCCACGCGATGGCATCGAGCTTCCAGACCATCCGCATCGACGGCACCGACTACCGTCATCGCGCGGTCGACGGGCACGCCGCGGTTCTCACTACGGCGCAGTACGACGCGGCGATCGCGGATGCCGCCGCCCGCGGCGTCGCTTCGGACGACTCCTTCGCCGATCTGATCGCGCACCTGGCACGCGTTCATCCGTCGCGCTACATCCGTCTCATCGAGGGGCTCTCGGTCGTGGGCCTGCGAGACGTTGAGCCCTTCGCCGATCAGTCTGCCGCGCTGCGCTTCGTCGCGTTCATCGACCGCGTCTACGACGCGGAGCTCCCGATCCGCGCGACCGGGACATCGCTGGACCTCGTCTTCCCCGATGAGATGCTCGCCGGCGGGTACCGCAAGAAGTACCTGCGCGCCGTGTCACGTCTCGTTGCGTCGACTCTCGCCTGA